From Cannabis sativa cultivar Pink pepper isolate KNU-18-1 chromosome 8, ASM2916894v1, whole genome shotgun sequence, a single genomic window includes:
- the LOC115701049 gene encoding F-box/LRR-repeat MAX2 homolog A encodes MAIMAIAAATINDLPEVILSVIFSFISDVRSRNRLSLVCQRFRALERATRTSLALRGNARDLHLIPRCFSSVTHLDLSLLSPWGHALLSPVASSIDPNLLARRLEVAFPLVTSLAVYARSASTLQVLIPQWPGLRHVKLVRWHQRPQSQPGDDFVPLFEHCHSLTTVDLSEFYYWTEDLPPALQASQTVAKSLTKLDLLTTSFTEGFKDDEIRVITEACPNLKQFLVACRFDPRLIGFVGDEVLLTIAANCPNLSLLHVADTSSFWNTRGNPEDDGFTAEDARISRAGLVDFFSGLQFIEELFLDVCQNVRDSGLALEVLARRCPRLKVLKLGQFHGLCATVGSQLDGIALCQGLESLWIKNSADLTDMGLIEIARGCCRLKKLHIYGCKGITVKGLRTLACLLRRTLVDVSISCCKNLDAKGSLQALEPICDRIQRLHIDCIWENLNDSDGGYYNFDLIDSIEHNKGIDYDEYEQRSKRCKLDGDAMANSSYDGDGFWCSKSWDRLEYLSLWIAVGEQLSPLTMVGLEDCPNLEEIRIKIEGDCRRRARPNQEFGLSSLTIYPKLTKLILDCRDTIGYALTAPAGQMDLSLWERFFLNGIEILSLDELDYWPPQDQDVNQRSLSLPAAGLLAECITLRKLFIHGTIHEHFMNFFLKIPNLRDAQLRGTYYPAPENDTSTEMRVDSCCRFEDALNSRVIED; translated from the coding sequence ATGGCGATAATGGCCATCGCCGCCGCCACAATCAACGACCTACCGGAGGTTATTCTTTCGGTTATCTTCTCCTTCATTTCTGACGTCCGGAGCCGAAACCGCCTCTCCTTGGTCTGCCAAAGATTCCGGGCATTGGAAAGAGCCACGCGCACCTCCCTCGCGCTCCGTGGTAACGCGCGCGACCTTCACCTGATCCCTCGCTGTTTCAGCTCCGTCACCCACCTCGATCTCTCCCTCCTCTCGCCGTGGGGTCACGCGTTGCTTTCTCCAGTCGCGTCCTCCATCGACCCGAATCTCCTGGCGCGTCGCCTAGAAGTGGCGTTCCCTTTGGTGACCTCACTCGCCGTCTACGCGCGATCAGCAAGCACGCTACAGGTTTTGATACCTCAATGGCCTGGATTGCGCCACGTCAAGCTGGTCCGGTGGCATCAACGGCCGCAATCACAGCCCGGCGACGACTTCGTCCCGTTATTTGAGCATTGTCATTCGCTAACGACTGTGGACTTGTCGGAGTTCTATTACTGGACGGAGGACCTCCCTCCGGCTCTACAAGCCTCTCAAACCGTAGCCAAATCCCTCACCAAGCTAGATCTTCTGACGACGTCGTTTACGGAAGGGTTCAAGGATGACGAGATTCGTGTGATCACGGAGGCTTGCCCTAACCTCAAACAGTTCCTCGTCGCTTGCAGGTTCGATCCCAGGCTGATTGGTTTTGTCGGCGATGAGGTTCTCCTCACCATAGCCGCCAATTGTCCCAACCTTTCGCTTCTTCACGTGGCAGATACTTCATCGTTCTGGAACACGCGTGGCAATCCCGAGGACGATGGGTTTACCGCGGAGGACGCCAGAATTAGCCGCGCTGGCTTGGTTGATTTCTTCTCGGGGCTTCAATTTATTGAGGAGTTGTTTCTGGATGTTTGCCAGAATGTCAGGGACAGTGGATTAGCTCTGGAAGTTCTTGCTCGGAGATGCCCTAGGTTAAAGGTTCTGAAGCTCGGCCAATTCCATGGGTTGTGTGCAACGGTTGGATCGCAGCTGGATGGAATTGCTCTTTGCCAAGGGCTGGAGTCGCTATGGATCAAGAACTCGGCGGACTTGACGGACATGGGGCTAATTGAGATAGCTAGAGGTTGTTGTAGGTTGAAGAAGCTTCATATCTATGGGTGCAAGGGGATTACAGTAAAAGGGTTGAGAACACTGGCTTGCTTGCTCCGGCGGACCCTCGTTGACGTTTCCATCTCTTGTTGTAAGAACCTCGACGCCAAGGGGTCGTTGCAAGCTCTGGAGCCAATTTGCGATCGGATTCAGCGGCTCCACATCGATTGCATCTGGGAAAATTTGAACGATTCTGATGGAGGGTAttataattttgatttaattgacTCTATCGAACATAATAAGGGCATTGACTACGACGAGTACGAGCAGAGAAGCAAAAGATGCAAGTTGGATGGAGACGCCATGGCCAATAGCTCCTATGACGGCGATGGGTTTTGGTGCAGCAAGAGCTGGGATCGTCTAGAGTATCTCTCTCTATGGATAGCCGTGGGAGAGCAACTATCGCCACTAACAATGGTGGGTCTGGAGGACTGTCCAAACTTGGAGGAGATTAGGATAAAGATTGAGGGAGATTGCCGGAGAAGAGCCAGACCAAATCAAGAATTCGGGTTGAGCTCCCTCACTATTTATCCAAAGCTAACTAAACTAATTTTGGATTGTAGGGACACCATAGGCTACGCTTTGACTGCGCCAGCCGGTCAAATGGATCTAAGCCTTTGGGAGAGGTTTTTTCTTAATGGAATTGAGATACTTAGTCTTGACGAACTTGATTACTGGCCGCCTCAGGACCAGGATGTGAACCAGCGCAGCCTCTCTCTACCAGCTGCTGGGTTGCTCGCTGAGTGTATCACGTTGAGGAAACTCTTCATCCATGGAACCATTCATGAgcatttcatgaatttctttctcaagataccaaacctCAGGGATGCGCAGCTCAGAGGAACTTACTATCCTGCGCCCGAAAACGATACAAGTACGGAGATGAGAGTTGATTCTTGTTGTCGTTTTGAAGATGCACTCAATAGTCGTGTCATTGAAGACTGA
- the LOC133030593 gene encoding uncharacterized mitochondrial protein AtMg00310-like — translation MANFWWGSNTNNSKIHWKKWKFMCSSKADGGMGFRSFIYFNQALLAKQAWGILENPSSLLARALKACYFKNGDFLSAQKDILPALTWQSICDGKDLLMKGLRWKIGTENKIRCASDP, via the coding sequence ATGGCTAATTTTTGGTGGGGATCTAATACGAACAACTCTAAGATCCATTGGAAGAAATGGAAATTCATGTGTTCTTCGAAAGCTGATGGTGGTATGGGATTTCGTTCTTTCATCTACTTTAATCAGGCTCTTTTGGCGAAGCAAGCATGGGGGATATTGGAGAATCCTTCTTCTTTACTGGCAAGAGCTCTCAAAGCCTGCTACTTCAAGAATGGTGACTTCCTTTCGGCTCAAAAAGACATTTTACCTGCCCTCACTTGGCAAAGTATCTGTGATGGTAAAGATCTATTGATGAAAGGCCTGCGATGGAAAATTGGCACAGAGAATAAGATTAGATGTGCTTCGGACCCATAG
- the LOC115701081 gene encoding uncharacterized protein LOC115701081 isoform X1, protein MSGEDDTKMQQQEESEKVMPSPKEEEAAVKKKYGGIMPKKPPLISKDHERAYFDSADWALGKQGVEKPKGPLEALRPKLQPTQQQTRYRKSPYAPTGEDGASAPSEDATANEGITVRNLVDGASVPSEDATPNE, encoded by the exons ATGTCAGGAGAAGATGATACAAAAATGCAGCAACAAGAAGAGTCTGAAAAAGTCATGCCATCACCAAAAGAAGAG GAGGCAGCTGTAAAGAAAAAGTATGGTGGAATTATGCCCAAGAAACCACCACTCATCTCAAAG GACCATGAACGTGCGTACTTTGATTCTGCTGATTGGGCACTTGGAAAG CAAGGTGTTGAGAAGCCAAAAGGACCACTGGAAGCCCTTAGGCCAAAATTGCAG CCCACACAACAACAGACACGATACCGAAAGTCCCCTTATGCCCCTACAGGTGAAG ATGGAGCAAGTGCCCCATCTGAAGATGCAACCGCTAATGAAGGTATAACAGTTAGAAATCTTGTTG ATGGAGCAAGTGTTCCATCTGAAGATGCAACCCCTAATGAATGA
- the LOC115701081 gene encoding uncharacterized protein LOC115701081 isoform X4, which translates to MSGEDDTKMQQQEESEKVMPSPKEEEAAVKKKYGGIMPKKPPLISKDHERAYFDSADWALGKQGVEKPKGPLEALRPKLQPTQQQTRYRKSPYAPTGEDGASAPSEDATANEDGASVPSEDATPNE; encoded by the exons ATGTCAGGAGAAGATGATACAAAAATGCAGCAACAAGAAGAGTCTGAAAAAGTCATGCCATCACCAAAAGAAGAG GAGGCAGCTGTAAAGAAAAAGTATGGTGGAATTATGCCCAAGAAACCACCACTCATCTCAAAG GACCATGAACGTGCGTACTTTGATTCTGCTGATTGGGCACTTGGAAAG CAAGGTGTTGAGAAGCCAAAAGGACCACTGGAAGCCCTTAGGCCAAAATTGCAG CCCACACAACAACAGACACGATACCGAAAGTCCCCTTATGCCCCTACAGGTGAAG ATGGAGCAAGTGCCCCATCTGAAGATGCAACCGCTAATGAAG ATGGAGCAAGTGTTCCATCTGAAGATGCAACCCCTAATGAATGA
- the LOC115701081 gene encoding uncharacterized protein LOC115701081 isoform X3: MSGEDDTKMQQQEESEKVMPSPKEEEAAVKKKYGGIMPKKPPLISKDHERAYFDSADWALGKQGVEKPKGPLEALRPKLQPTQQQTRYRKSPYAPTDGASAPSEDATANEDGASVPSEDATPNE; this comes from the exons ATGTCAGGAGAAGATGATACAAAAATGCAGCAACAAGAAGAGTCTGAAAAAGTCATGCCATCACCAAAAGAAGAG GAGGCAGCTGTAAAGAAAAAGTATGGTGGAATTATGCCCAAGAAACCACCACTCATCTCAAAG GACCATGAACGTGCGTACTTTGATTCTGCTGATTGGGCACTTGGAAAG CAAGGTGTTGAGAAGCCAAAAGGACCACTGGAAGCCCTTAGGCCAAAATTGCAG CCCACACAACAACAGACACGATACCGAAAGTCCCCTTATGCCCCTACAG ATGGAGCAAGTGCCCCATCTGAAGATGCAACCGCTAATGAAG ATGGAGCAAGTGTTCCATCTGAAGATGCAACCCCTAATGAATGA
- the LOC115701081 gene encoding uncharacterized protein LOC115701081 isoform X2, whose translation MSGEDDTKMQQQEESEKVMPSPKEEEAAVKKKYGGIMPKKPPLISKDHERAYFDSADWALGKQGVEKPKGPLEALRPKLQPTQQQTRYRKSPYAPTDGASAPSEDATANEGITVRNLVDGASVPSEDATPNE comes from the exons ATGTCAGGAGAAGATGATACAAAAATGCAGCAACAAGAAGAGTCTGAAAAAGTCATGCCATCACCAAAAGAAGAG GAGGCAGCTGTAAAGAAAAAGTATGGTGGAATTATGCCCAAGAAACCACCACTCATCTCAAAG GACCATGAACGTGCGTACTTTGATTCTGCTGATTGGGCACTTGGAAAG CAAGGTGTTGAGAAGCCAAAAGGACCACTGGAAGCCCTTAGGCCAAAATTGCAG CCCACACAACAACAGACACGATACCGAAAGTCCCCTTATGCCCCTACAG ATGGAGCAAGTGCCCCATCTGAAGATGCAACCGCTAATGAAGGTATAACAGTTAGAAATCTTGTTG ATGGAGCAAGTGTTCCATCTGAAGATGCAACCCCTAATGAATGA